A genomic stretch from Dissulfurispira thermophila includes:
- a CDS encoding site-2 protease family protein — translation MDFAHIIRQIAITAVPILIAIILHEVAHGFVAYKLGDPTAKMLGRLTLNPIAHIDMFGTIIMPLLLFVVTNGQFVFGYAKPVPINPHNFKNPRRDMAISAAGGPATNILLAILSVLVLKYAMIPASAFVSEDIVVKVIKPLVMMLTASVTINVILASFNLMPILPLDGGRVLMGFLPERQANAIGRLEPFGMIIILILVMTGMAGYIIMPLVKLFLGLIDMI, via the coding sequence TTGGATTTTGCACATATAATAAGACAGATTGCGATTACTGCTGTACCGATTCTCATAGCCATCATACTGCATGAGGTTGCCCACGGCTTTGTTGCCTACAAACTCGGAGACCCTACTGCAAAGATGTTGGGCAGACTGACATTGAATCCAATAGCCCATATTGACATGTTTGGCACAATCATCATGCCTTTACTCTTATTTGTTGTTACAAATGGACAGTTTGTATTCGGCTATGCAAAACCTGTCCCAATAAATCCACACAATTTCAAAAATCCAAGGCGTGATATGGCAATATCAGCAGCAGGAGGCCCTGCCACAAATATACTGCTTGCCATTTTAAGCGTATTGGTTTTGAAATATGCGATGATCCCTGCATCTGCCTTTGTATCCGAAGATATAGTGGTAAAGGTGATAAAACCACTGGTAATGATGCTCACTGCAAGCGTAACCATAAATGTGATACTGGCATCTTTTAATTTGATGCCAATTCTACCTCTTGACGGTGGGAGAGTTTTAATGGGTTTTCTGCCAGAGAGACAGGCGAATGCCATCGGAAGGCTTGAGCCGTTTGGGATGATTATTATATTGATACTTGTGATGACAGGCATGGCAGGTTATATAATAATGCCATTGGTAAAATTGTTTCTGGGATTGATTGATATGATTTAA